The stretch of DNA tctttttaagAAAGTTCAAAGATCTTGTTTCAACAAAAATCTTTTGGTACAAATTTAAATTGAGTTCAAATTGCtttaatatgaaaatttgaaatttaataatactagttttttttttcttctaatcttGAGTGTGATGTCATTGTATAAATTTATACAGTATAACTTAGCTGTTGTAGTTTGAAGTTGCTAAAGAGAGTCTtaattacaacaacaacaacccaGCTGGTTTGATGTTGAACATTGCTCCCTATCATTTATTGCTTTCATTGATTGGAATAAATACTCGGCCTCAATCGTTATAGTGAAACCAAAATGGACGATTTGGTCAGATCCAGAAACTTTGAGCAGTGACTATAATCTATCAACCTTTGTTATATGTAAATTGTCACACTTATCTCAAACCCGAGATATGTCGGTGAAACATAAATCAACATTTGTTAGTTGAACAATGATTTATAGTTGagagtattttgaatttttttttttgaagtataCGTTAAGTCTTAATGATTTGACAATTCAAATGTTTATAATAATTTGACGACTAAGATTGactgataaaataaaaaaaacattttatatttaaagtgtatacatatttaaatgttcTCCTTcgttaatattaatatatatttattctatatatatatatatattattttaagatattacGTATATATTTCTTCAATTTGTTTTGTGATCTATATAAATggtatttaaattattttaaatctatCAAGTTTGTACTTCAACTATCATTATCTACTAAGAACAAATTTATGATCCatctttatattattattgttatttggtcttttatatatttataaagttaGATATAGATAAACAAGGTAAGTATTTTCTAGAGTCTGTATAATTGACGCTTTTATCTTTCAATTTTGCTGAATGTTTTGTCATATGCAACTTCTACTAGTTCTTCATCAATCAATTTGACCTGAGATTTCATGATGATAAAATTTTCACTGATACCAGCACTAATGTAGTTTTTGTGGAAGGAGTATTAGAGTTTCTGATTATGCTCTAAGGGTATCCTTGGAAAAACTGTTTTTGTAACTTAAAATAAGCAAACAAGAAACTATGAAGCTTTGATATTGACCCACTGGACATGATATCGACAGCGACAGCGACATATAGACATTGgtaaaattagataaaatagaAGTAAATGTATATAATGTAACCGTAAGCGTTAGTGTCGTGTAAGTGTTAGATAGTGACACGTCAGAGGCTAGGACGCACTTTCAACTTGAAGTGTCTACGCACTTTCAACTTGAAGTGTCTGTGCTACATAGACGATAAATACTATTATTGTTTGAAATAGGCTTGACTGATTTCTACATCAATACTCTATATTACATTTGATTTCTTAGAATCAAATGTGATCTCTTCTCTATTAGTATCCCAGTATCTCTTTAGTGATGCTTTTATGAAGAAGCTATTTTTTCTGTTGTATCCGCTGTCAAATTTTTGAAGTTACacttaaacattttatttttgtaattgtaaCTGGTTAGGTTTGATGGTTGTTGGGGTCATCATAATGGCATCTTTCATGACACATGCTTGCGGTCCGATCATTTTTAAAAGGCCTTGAAGAGTGGGATGTTGCTCCAAACAGGAGCTTGTGTTTTTTGTAATAATAGGAAGTTATGTAAACTACAGTTGATATTTCCTTCATTTTTACAGCTAACAGTCTAGATatgtattgttattattttcaaaacagctACTTGTGATTAACCTTTCATGCCATCGTTCAAATTTCAATATCTGGTTGGCCTTAGCTGAAAGAATTGTGCCTATGCACATTCTCTTCTTATTATATCAGTTATTTCTGTGATGTGCAAGTTGTTATAGTGTTAAATGATATTAGTTTGTTACTTGGCAATATCAAGTTGTCGggtcatttaattaattaaacaactTTGAATGACGACACTTCTTAAGTCTTGGCAATGAGTGGTGAAAGTTGGCTACACATCAACAGCATATATAAGACTCCCTCCGATCATagatttattatttacttttaaagtaGGTGAAAGTAAAATTAACTATCATAATATTTAAAGCTTATTTCGAAGAAGACCGTCACGGTCTTCCGCTGCAATGCACCTCAACggtatatataaaaatttgaggTTTCATAACCAAATAATGAAAATTCATCCTCACATTAAttaacactcatcaatatcactcTATCATGCTTATACTTATTCCCTATGTGGAAAGTACTCCACTAACAACCTTCAATTTAATACCTTTTCTAAATTCTCTTATATAATCAATTTCTAAATTCTCTTACTAATTGAAGTTCTTATAGGTTGTCCCCCTTGTGTgagatctattttaaaattaaaataaataactaaattaagaagaaaaaaaaaatgactaaaacgttaactgaaattaagttaagggaccacgtgtgtatttagcctaaattattttaatcatttataagaTGCAAATGAGATAGTCCAACGCACTCATATTACATATTGGTATTCAGAAGTTTGCTTAgaaaaaaacattatatttataaagTATTGATTTAATACAATCGTTATAATAAACAcatatagataaataattaaattaaacaacttATGTATCAAAGATAACTGTTCATGATATTTATGAGGGAAATTACATTCTTTTAATAACATATGATTAATTAGTGGATGAAAATAGTCAAcactaattatatattataagatCTCAAATCTTGACTTGGAATCCACAAAATAGAGATAAACTTATTTGGTAAAATTATTCCTATTACGTTATTGTCTCttaatcaaatttaaagtaTCTCTTGTTAAAGTCTTAAAAGAAATGAAActtttcaacaaaaatattttcctttatttttcaCACCATCTGTCATTAAATTCATGTTggaaataaataagttattttgaGAATGAATATATCACCATAAATTcatcttcaaatttttcaaccatttaataattaatttgtgaaaAATGTGAAAGATAATTAATGAGAGATAAAGGTATAGTAATTGATAGTAAAATGTAACtttaaatttaaagtaaaaaggaaaaataaaacttgaaaaACTACAAATACTACCTTCCTAATTATAAGTTATTACTTTTTCTTCACTTCTATACAGATTATTTGAGAGAACTTAAGTTTAAACCATGATTGAAATAATTCTTAATAGAATTTTATTCacctttaaaataaattttgtactaCTAGATTATTAAGaatagaataaaatttaagGTGATGAAGTCAAAACACAGAATACTTTTAATTTCCTGGAACACTTCATACATGAATTGAGGAAGTACTTTTTGTTAAGGAACAAATGAGTACTTCATATGAGCGGGTGAATAACTGAACCAATTTGAGTTTAAGTGTAGgaaaataaatgtattaaaaaaaaaaaaaataattcctATCCCATTTTGATGGAATTTATTAAAAATGCTTCTATAGACATAATAAAAGCAAGCAAGTTGATGTCGCAAGAGATACAATCAAGTATTCTAAATTATTCattcttgtgtttttttaacaatatatagataacaaaaaaaaaaaaatgaaaacccTAAACCAACAAAACTGAACACCtcgataaaaaaaacaaaaaccaaaatgcAGTCGCTTTACGTTTGTATAAGAAAATCGCAGTGAAGTCAACTCCCCGGAAAACTCAACCCAGGTATTCCTATTTTTCAACTCAACTCCCTCTCTTCTGTTGACTTTGTAGAATTCAATAGCAATCAGATAGTTGTGAACACTTTGTTTTTTCGATTTCATCTCTATTAGGTTTATTTGAAATGCATCTCTTTTAGTTTCTAATTAGGTGCAATGGATTGGGCTTATGTTCATAAAACATGGGATAAGTGGGCTTCTACCAACATTGGTTCTGGTGAGCAACATTTGATTCTTAATCACGCAGATATACATAAATGTCTTAAGCTTTTATTAATatcactattttttttcaaatttatttaattcattttatagATTGAcgacaatttttttctttctgatccTCATATTCTAGGTCATCCTTTAAAAGCTGCTTTGCTGATCAATTATGACCCAACTGGACCATCTCGCTTGTTATCTACCATGTAAGAACAAATTTATGATTCatctttatattattattgttatttggtgttttatatatttataaagaagGATATAGATTAAGATAGATAAACAACACAAGTATTTCCTAGACTCTGTATAATtgaagtttttttctttcaattttgctGAATGTTTTGTGATATGCAACTTATACTAGTTCTTCATCAATCAATCTGACCTGAGATTTTATGatgataaaattttcattgatacCTGCACTAATTTAGTGTTTGTGGAAGGAGTATTAGAGTTTCTGATTATGCTCTAAGGGTATCCcttgaaaaattgtttttgtaacTTAAAATAAGTAAACGAGAAACAAGAGGCTTTGACATTGACGCACCGGACACGATATCAGGAGCGACACTGgtaaaattagataaaatagaAGTAATTGTATGTAATGTAACTGTAAGCATTAGTGTCGTGTAAGTGTTGGATACTAGCACGTCAGAGGCTCGGATGCGCTTTCAATTTGAAGTGTTTGTGCTACATAGACGATAAATACTATTATTGTTTGAAATAGGCTTGACTGTTTTCTACATCAATACTTTATATTACATTTCATTTCTTAGGATCAAATGTGATCTCCTCCCTATTAGTCTCCCAATATTTTTTAGTGATGCTTTTACGCAGAAGCTATTTTTTCTGCTGTATCAACTgtcaaattgtatttttttttctcttaatgtAAACTGAGAAAAGGTGTATTTTATTCtgtaatgttatcagtagctaaatgaagacttctttttattatttttgaaaaattatgctctacttctattaattttttgtttgccTTTGTTGAAGCACCTATATTGCATATTggcatttttcttttatttttcaaaatgttgAATTTACCAAATTGGACTTTTGAATGCTGGCAGTGCCGAACAAGAAGGAATAAAAGTCGATGTCATTGAATTGAGACATTTTATGGACTTTATCAGACACAATAAACTCCAGACAGAGAGCTTCGAAATTGGGTCTAATCAGTGTAAGCTTGGACTTAGCTGCATTTAGTCTGCATAAACAATTACTCAGTGTTTAGTTTGGGGTACTGTGGTATTATGTTTTTTGGTTCTTTTTGTATGTCCTTATCTGTAAAGACATTTGCTCAATATTGAAGAATGTGCTATTTTAAGGATTCTACCTCATGTATAGGTGTTTATGAATCAGGAGTATTGGAGAGTTGGGCTAGGGTTAACTAGTGGAGTGTATGCGACCTTGATGTTTGTATTGATTGTGCATTGGACCACCTGCGAGGGATAATGAACTGTGTTTTATATAGGCAATTGTGG from Cicer arietinum cultivar CDC Frontier isolate Library 1 chromosome 3, Cicar.CDCFrontier_v2.0, whole genome shotgun sequence encodes:
- the LOC101490580 gene encoding uncharacterized protein, which translates into the protein MDWAYVHKTWDKWASTNIGSGHPLKAALLINYDPTGPSRLLSTIAEQEGIKVDVIELRHFMDFIRHNKLQTESFEIGSNQYLVTSIHENWFGARCINTSKPAGEGAIVMQTAAYILVAIYEGSIGPASCAMAAADQLTGQLGRKNL